The Vicugna pacos chromosome 2, VicPac4, whole genome shotgun sequence sequence CTGAGTCAGAACAATCATCATGCAGTTGTTCAACAAATATCTGAATACCTGTTATGGGTCAGACACCCTTCCAGGGACTGAGGATGAAGTGAACAAAACAGTTTCTGCTCTAATGAAGCTATATTCTAGTGATGGAAGGTCACTATAAAACAAATGTTTATGAATAAcactaaaaagaataaataactaaagaataaaacaaatagaTCAGTTAGGAGACAGGGACACCTGCTTTGCAGAGAATTTCAATAGGGTGATATGACATGAGTTGCTGCTCCAGACCGGGTAATGGTCTGGGAACACCCTTTTGAGGGTGAGTcttaaaatgaacaatgagaaggGGTCAGCCCGTTAGTGACCATAGAGAGCTCATTCCAGGAACAGGGAACAGATACAAAGGCCTCAGGGCAGGAATCAATTCAACATGTTCAATATTCAGAAAGAAAGCTGGCATGGCTGGAGCTTGGTGAACAAGGACCAGAGTGAGAAACAGCGAAGTGAGAGAACAAAACAAGGGTCAGATCATTGAGGGCTTGATaggtggaaggaaagaagaacTGGAGTGGGAggtaaatgaagaaaaagagtaaCTGGATGGAAGAAGGCaagcagaaaagagaaggaagacaaGGTCGCAAATATTTTGAGCGATGAAACATCACTGCTATCAGAAAGCATACAATCTTGAGAAGGAGGTAAAGTTTTATTGTAAAGGAATGGAAAACAAGACAATCTGCAGAATTCTGGGGGAGAACTAAGGCAGACGGGCCGGGGCTACTAGGCTCCCTTGATGGGACACTCAGAAGAGTGAATGACCACAGCAGGGGCTTGGCGAGATGTCTGAGGAGAAAGCAAGCAGTCAGGCAAAGACACTAAGCTTAAATCAAGCTCCTAGAACTCtaagattttaattaaaatagatgtgttcatttctggaaaGTTATAGGACAGAAACCAGATTGGGGCCAAACTCTGACTGCAGTTCCAAAAAGTAGAAAGATACGGGGATGTGTATTCACAAAGAGCCAGAACACATATAAATACTACAGAGGTTCAGTAGAAAAAGGAACCATTTCAAGTCAGGGGACAAAGGAGTGGCTTTCAGAGGTGGGTGTGGTCTTGCCCAGACCTCGCCAGGCTGCACTGGAGAAGGCAAGCTCCCCTTGCCACCCCTGCGGCCCGCACTGAAGGGAGTCACAGGGAGTCACAGGCGGGCGCCGTCCTGCAGCCCAAGCCCAGCTGTGTGCTGGGTCCTCAATTACTCTGAAACTTATGTGACGTCTTTCTGAGCAAAAACCTTTCTGAAAagtgatttccattttcattaaaaatatctgTATTGTCACCTTGTTTTCATTTCCGTTGATTGTTATGCACTGTTCCTTGCTTGTGTTGAACAAAAGTACCCGAGCTTGTGGATCTTTTAATTACTTGTGACTCACGTACGCTGTGGCAGTAAGGTATCCGTTTGTACACTTACCCTCATCAAATATGCAAAGATATATATTGGGGGGGGAGgaatcaggtttatttacttatttaatggaaacttatttatttccctttggggaaaggaagaattatatattactttatttttctcactaCCTCTATTCCTGAACAAACTACTCCTGGAAATTATACTTTATAGTCATAATTCACATGCACATACCTACAAatcttaaatattataaaattagacTCATTTAATTAAGCCAGAGCCATAGTGGACATGTGATAACTAATATCCAGTAATATACACTATTAAACAGAAGGGGGCACTTTAGCAAGTCTCATAGAAGTTAAAAGTAAACACTCTGTAGCAGAAGAGGTTTGATTAAGAGCTTGCTTATTCTCTGTATTTACTACACAGGCTACTCATGAAGTAATTGTTGGAGTCACAAAACCTATTACCTTCACTGAGATGAGATGCATTGTTCAAactcaacaatatattaaaatattcactttcatcatttattatttttatctgttaATTATCCTTGGAATTGTGCTAGTCTCTCTTCTCTGGTTAGGCAGCTTGGTGCTTTAGACAGGCTACTTGATTAAgaaccaataataataataaaataaatttggttgagggaggttatagctcagtggtaaagtgcctgcttagcatgcacaaggtcctgggttcaatccctagtacctccattaaaaaaaaaaaaactacataaatgagtaaataaataaataaacacaattacccctccaaaaaagaaaaaacaattttttaactaaaaaataaaattaaaaaaataatcaaaatacatGCATACTAGCCACAATTCTGGCGATCTTTTGACAGTGGTGAAAAAAAGTCATTTCTATGAAGTCAGAAACCATGTCTGTTTTACTAACACTAATTTCTCAGTGTCCACCAAGGACATGGACTATAGATGGTGCACAGTAAGTATCTGTTGTATGAATAATTGAATGGATGAGGTCACCAACCTTCTGTGACCTCAGGTTTCTCACTGAAACGTGGCAGTGATATATGCATCCTGCCTACCTTGGTACGTAATTAGAAGTTCCTGGGAAAGTATAATTCACAAGcaagcaatttatttttattataaacagtGTGAAAATTCAAAGTCAGCTCTCTTGGTGTACAGAATCTACTTCACAATGGTTCTCTGTGAGCCTCCTAATCAATTTTCAGGTTAGCTGAACAAAAAGCAAGCAGAGGTAACATTTTGCAAGGACTAAGTTATAAGCCATTCTTGTTGCTGCTTCATTATTTATATTACTGGAACAGAGCAAAGACATGGATAATTTCAAGGGTACATAATCCAACAGTTATATGTACTTGGCATTGATATCTGTTTTGTGCTTTTATTTGAATAAAGGGGTGTCTGGTGTCATGGTAATTgaactaaaacaaaataacaaagccAATGACAATATCTGGTTCagaattttctcatctttaagatTCCTCTGCTTAATGTCCCAGCACCTTAATCCATGCAGGCTGACATTGCTCAGTcaccttttttttctcccctgaatGAAGGAatccatttatttaacaaacgtCAGTGGACTATCTACTGGGTGACTGACATGGGATAGAAAAATAAGTTCAACACAGTTGAGACACAGACAATATTCACACTATGATGTGAAAAGACTTAAACTAGAGCCCCTTGCTATGCTCCTTTCTACTCAGAGATACCTTGGCCTCCAGTGACACAGGGAATTGGATGCTATCAGATAGAAAAGGGtagcctactttttttttccacttcagttCCAATTGCTCTTCTTaagaatatttaagaaatggaaaataaaagcaaaaaggaaacaaggaTGGAAATCTCCTTCGAACTGCCTTCAGATTTGAGGAATGCAGCTAGGTGAAACGGTTCATTTTCAGAGTAATTTCCACATCGACTCTATTTGAGCTCTGTAGTACAGATCTTAACGTTTTCAGTGGTTGGCCGTGACAACTTTCTGGCTCACTCAGGGGGTTAGTTGTCTAAGACCCTGGACAATGCAATAAGAAATCTCAGAAGACTGAGAGCTTATGATGTACTAAACCTAATTTGACAATATTTAGACTAAAACAAGGTCAATCCTTGTATATACAGCATCAGGCAATTCTGAGCCATCTACCTAGTTCACCCACTCAACTAACCTACTGGATTTTCCAGGCAATAACTGGTTAGATTAACCACCTAGCTCTAGTAAAATCTGCATCAACATCTGGGGTGATCTACTTTACGAATCTAGAGAGACAACTCTTCTAAATCTTGGGAAGGTACCTTTCTAACAGATATATCGTCCTCATGGTAGCTTCTCTGCTGTAGTAAAGAGAAGGGTCTTGTTATCTTAActacttttttgtttctgtggtttTTTTGACCAGATAACAAATGGTATAATCACTTCAGTATTGATGAGCCATGCAAATTCTAAGCGTCTCATTCTACTAAAAAAGACAAATTCATCAAAAGGCAGTAACTTTGCTTTCCTGCGTGATAAAGCCACCATTACTTATTCAAGATTAATTAGCCAAAGGACTCTTCACAGTGGGAATTCAGCGCTAATACCTTGTCACAACAGTTGTGATTAGACATTTATTAGAGTGGGGTCAATGCTAATAACAAAGGAAAACAGGACAAACACAAAACTGACTTGATGAAGAGAATTTAAATAACAATGACGTGCAGATAGTAACACCGACTTGTATTTTGAATGCCAAAATCATATTTTAGCaaaagaggattttttaaaacatgaaacatTCACTCTCCATCATCTTTAAAATCCGGCCCATCATGCttcatatttgttgaattatttttttcaagcCACATAATCACATGGAGACATACATGTCAAAGACATATAGAAATTTAACaactttttagaattttattctaCAGGAAGAAGGTGATATATCGGTGTTTTTAGGGTTGAATCTAAATGAAATCAGTTCATATTTACTCAGTCCAGCATGGAAGAACTAAAGAATCTTTACTGCCCCTAACTAGgttttgaatttttatcttttagacATGCCTTATGTCTAATAATTTTGTGTTTTGATCTTGAAGTAAAAATAATCACCCATTAATATTTGAATAAAGTCTTTTAAAGTTACTCTATTAGGGTATCAATTTTAAGGATGGTAAAAGAAGGAGTAGAGCAAAATTATTCTAGAGGAGTTAGTCATAACCAAAGCAGAAGCCAGGAGTGACCACAGGGAAACGATCCTCAGAGGGTAATTTAACGACATTACTGAAATTGTGGGAATCCATATACCACCTAGATGATTAGGAAAGGGGTTGTTAGCTAAGCCATTGTCTGAAACCCACTGAATCACTGGTCCCTTTGAAAAATGATTGGTTCTCCTTTTCTAAAGATGGGGTTTTAAAATCTAAGACAAGCTCCAAACAGCAGAGCTGAAAGACAAAAAGGACACAGACCTCGAATGAGTCTAGATTTCTCTTCAAAGGTAAAGGAGGGAGGTAAGATACCAAATCTTTGCTTTCATAATTTTAAGAACACAAGTCAGTCAACTCCGCAGGATAAACTACCCAAGGTCACCCTCAATGCTTGTGTAGGTCACTGATTTGAACTAAGCCAGGCATTTTCACATCTGGAGGACAAGAGATGACATAATCCTATGAGTTGcactataaataaatattacagcTTAATTTTATAACCTCTTTCCCTGAACTAGTAAAATATTGATTCAGTTGCTTAGTTTTAATATGTTTTAATGTTATTAGACTTTTAACTAGAAACTGTGTGGTACTGAACTGCTATTGTCAGATCTTTACTGTAGTTTTTTTACTACTACATTAAATAGACATTAAAATTGCTTTTATAATAAGGATCTAGTTCATTGATCCCAGTCATGGGCTTCCCATGGGCCAAAGGACCCACTCCCTTCAGTGTAGAACAAACAGCACAGGGGATGAGACCATCTTGTTCATAAGTTCATTTAACTACATCACGTGCCACCAAATGAGTCATTTGGGCAAGCTGAAAGGACAAGCAAACAACTCTGGTTTTTATAAACAGCTGCTCTGAGAAAAAGAATGagtgatatttatttatatttataaatgtgccttttttattttaaaatcctagTATGTAAGTAAATACTGTAGAATTCACTCAACTACTCTTCTGATTGAACAATACCAACTAATTATTGTTATCATGATTTTTACGTAGACAATCTTTTTAAAGCTAAATTTCACAACTTATTTTTTAGATAtttcatctgaaaatgaaaactataattCTTCTTGGGATACTGGGAGCCACAATGTCAGCCCCGGTAAGTGATTTCATGGTAAAACTGAAGTCATTGTGTAAAACCCATGGCAAATCACTCTTTTAccatttctgggttttgtttgtttctttggttttttagCTTATCCCACAGCGTCTTATGTCTGCAAGCAACAGCAATGAGGTTAGTATAAATACTTAAAACAATGAcccctggttttttgtttgtttgttttatgaaagCCCAGTGGGGATGAGATAAAAGCCTTCCACTGATTTATATTTCAGTTCTGCCCACCAGCCCTTATATCTAAATGCATTTCCAGTCATCATGTTTGTTTTGTACACCAGGTTATTTCTAGAATATTATTTTGCCTCCCTTGTTGGATTGCAAGTTTCTTAAAGGCAGAGACAGAGTCTTGCATATCTTTTAGCTCTAATAGCATCAATATGGGATATATAGGAGTTCAAAAGTTCAAATGACTAACTAAACCACTGGCATGAGCTAAAGTTGTGCAATCTCACATACAGCAGGGGAGAGGTAGTTAAAGCCTAACCTCTAATCACAGTATAAGCTTAGGGAGAAAACATCTCACCTCCAACAGGAAACTATGCCCAGCCAGCTCTGACTTGTGTGATGTTTGTAGCAAACATTGTTCTTAATCATTTCAGCATGTGTAGTAatcttgttttcatatttttcttccttttctagttaCTACTGAATCTTAATAATGCTCAGCTTCAGCCACTACAGCTTCAGGTACCCCAACCTCAATAATTATTTCAAGAATATTTTTCTCCTGCTCATTTCTTATGGTACCTGGTATGAGAGCAGAGTgttttctgattccatttctgaaatctcaatttttaaatctATGAGTTTGTTCTATATATTTGCATTACCATCTGTTTAAAGACTAAAGTAAAAATTATCATCtgattaacatttatttattgagaacttCGTATATGCCAGGCACAGACTCTCACAACTATGAAATAGTTAAATTTACCAGTTTACACAAAGTCATACTCAGctaactggtttaaaaaaaaaaaaagatttgacacCAATCTGGCAACTACAAAAACTGCACCCTTTATCCACCTGATTCTGCTCCATATTCTTCATCATGTCCACTGGGGATTCAGCATTGTTCATGCTATTTGCTGGCTCATAATGTGCCAAGATGCTGTCCTTTTTTATAATGTAGCAATGGAAATATAGATATTATTTAGgttctgtttctttcttgctCAAGActgattttaaattctttttgaaatgaaagagaagtgcttcctttctttcttttgtgtccTCTCAGAGCCCGTTTAATTCCTGGATCCCTCCTTTCCCCGAGACActgcaacagcagcagcaggctCCAATTCCAGGACTCTCCCAATTCTCATTATCAACTCTAGACCGGTTTGCTGGACTGTTCCCGAATCAGATACCCTTCCCAGGACAGGTCATTTTCGCTCCAGGAACCCAGGCAGGACAGCTGGACCCCTCACAGCCTCAGACACCACCACAGACCCAACAGGGCCCTAATGAGGTAAGTCGGGCCTCTTCCATCTCGTTACCCCGAGGAGAGATAATGCACATTGAATGTGAAAAATGAATATGAATCAGCTTTGCAATAAGACAGGAGTTACTGAGCAAGAATTCTTTCTCATAATATGTTTCTACCATCACTGGAAGTACTTCCTCATCTTTCTGATTTCTGACATGAAAAAATGCCATGTAAATCAGCTCTTCTAGGTCACAGCCATGAATCAAAAGTGTTAAAGCatgctttggaaaagaaaattaggaaacttgcatctttaaaaaaaaacagaattagcaTTAATGATGGTACATGTAATAGATGACCTTTTGTCATCATCAAAGTCTGcagattatatatttatatgactAGGTCTGAAGAAAACAGCTCTGGAATTTTAGATTAAAAAGTCAAGTATAACtttttaccattccttttttgGCAGGTTATGCCCTCTGTGTTCACCTTCAGAATGCCTCAAGAGCCAGCACAGGTAAATGAAAGGAATACCATCGCCCCTGTAGAGAGATGGTTGCCTACACTCTCCATGGAATGCTTTCTTTTACATTTGTAGCCTTGACCCCTATAGCAGGGCTATAAAACCCACACAATGCTATCACTGTCTGGATACTACCATTGCTGGGCTGGCATCAATTTGTTAATCTTAGGCTCACTTAATAGCTCCCAAAGGAAGGCCAGCTGAGAATCTCCAGGACCCCAGAGTTTCCAGGACATTACTGGGTTGGGAATTAAGGAGCTCACTAAGCCTGAGGTTCTGTCCTCTCTGCACCTAAAGCTCTGGCATTTTGGCATTTgggaaaaactagaaaaatgcTATGAGCTAACTTTGCCCAACTCTAAACTTTGTTTCAGGGAAAGATGCATTAAACTGATAAAATATGATATGATGTAGAGAGAGTTATGAAATTCTGCTCAAAACATTCCcaggtttttatatattttcagtttaacTCCAAATGGTGGTGATTTCCATTTAATAAGAGaatctttttaaatgaattattaaagTAATATGGAAAAGCCTCTCAAGATCAGGCTAAACAATTTTATAATATCCTGGATTCAAAGATATAGGAATATAGATAAATTATATCACTCACCAGCGAATATTGACCATTTCATAAAAAGTTACACCACTTGGCTCTGGTATGATCATAATTATGTAATTTTGTCCATTCCTATTACAAAACAAAAGTTACCTCTAGACATTATCTCATTCTATGCCACAGCATTTACAGAGTTAGATACCCGACAAGTGGAATGCCTTAATTTTAAGGATGAAGAAGCCAGTGTTAATGAGATTAAGCTCCCAATCCTGATGCAAATAAACAGCTGAGTTGGAATGTAATTCTTCACCCCTCCTTTAACCACT is a genomic window containing:
- the ODAM gene encoding odontogenic ameloblast-associated protein isoform X2 — protein: MKTIILLGILGATMSAPLIPQRLMSASNSNELLLNLNNAQLQPLQLQSPFNSWIPPFPETLQQQQQAPIPGLSQFSLSTLDRFAGLFPNQIPFPGQVIFAPGTQAGQLDPSQPQTPPQTQQGPNEVMPSVFTFRMPQEPAQMFQYYPVYVLLPWEQPQQTAAWSPPQTGQQLFEEQVRPGGQQQPVFDPFLGTASEPAVMPAGRVLPNLQKEMINFKHANAGIVIPSTSQKPSTSVFTSAIDPTITPELMKKKAKTDNLKEP
- the ODAM gene encoding odontogenic ameloblast-associated protein isoform X1; its protein translation is MKTIILLGILGATMSAPLIPQRLMSASNSNELLLNLNNAQLQPLQLQSPFNSWIPPFPETLQQQQQAPIPGLSQFSLSTLDRFAGLFPNQIPFPGQVIFAPGTQAGQLDPSQPQTPPQTQQGPNEVMPSVFTFRMPQEPAQMFQYYPVYVLLPWEQPQQTAAWSPPQTGQQLFEEQMPFYTEFGYIPQQAEPVRPGGQQQPVFDPFLGTASEPAVMPAGRVLPNLQKEMINFKHANAGIVIPSTSQKPSTSVFTSAIDPTITPELMKKKAKTDNLKEP